The sequence CGCTCGTTCCTCCGCGACGACGGCCGTGTCGTCCTCGGCGTCGTCCCCGAAGGCGCCACCGACCTCGCACCCCAGCTGGTGCCGGCGGGGCAGTAGTCTTGTCTGTTAGAATTCGCCAAACCAAGAATCACATCTCGACCGAGTTCGCCGCGGACGCGTGCACGAGTGGAGACACGAGCGAAGCGACTGATGAGCGAAGCGAATAAACCTCCCAAAGAATGCCTCACCCTCTATGAAACTCATCCTCACCGTCCTGGCGCTCCTCCTCGCCCCGTCCGCCTTTGCGCAGGTCGACCGTTCGGCGCCGCCGCTTCCCGGCCCGCCGCCGCTACTCGATGCACCCGAATTCGAGCGGTTTGTGTTGTCCAACGGCCTGGAGGTCGTTCTGATGGAGAAGCACCAGGTGCCCCTTGTGCAGCTCACCCTGCTCGTCCGCACCGGCTCGGTGGATGACCCCGCCGGCAAGTCCGGCCTCGCCAGCCTCACGCTCGACATGATGGATGAAGGCGCCGGCGGCCGCGACGCGCTCGCGCTGGCGGACGCCATCGACTTCCTCGGGGCTTCGCTATCCACGGGCGCCGGCCTGCACACGGCCTCGGTGGATCTCTTTACCCCCCTATCCAAGCTGGCGGAGGCCCTGCCGCTCATGGCCGACGTGGCGCTCCGTCCCGACTTCTCCGGCGAGGAACTCGAGCGCTTGCGCGTGGACCGCCTCACCGACCTTGTCCAGGCCCACGACGAACCCAACGCCATCGCCGCGGCGCTTTACAACCGCACGCTCTTTGGCGCAGACCATCCGTACGGCATCCGCGCCGCCGGCACCGAGGCCAGTCTGCGCGGCTTCACGGCGGCCGACCTCCAGCAGTTCCACCGCACCTACTTCCACACGGCCAATGCGTCGTTGGTCGTCGTCGGCGACGTGACGCGGGCCAGCATCGAGCCGGCGTTGACCACGGCGTTTGGGAGCTGGCCGGCCGGCGAGAACCCTAAGGCAGCCGTCACCCCGCCCCGGCAGGTGAAGGGACGGACCATCTATCTGGTGGATAAACCCGGCGCCGCGCAGTCGGTCATCCGCATCGGCCGTATCGGCGCCGCGCGCGATACCGAGGATTATTACGCGATGACCGTGCTCAACACCATCCTCGGCGGCTCGTTTTCTTCCCGCCTGAACCAGAATCTCCGCGAGGACAAAGGGTACTCGTACGGCGCCGGCTCCAGCTTCGGCTTCCGCCCCGTGCCCGGGCCTTTCCTCGCGACGGCTTCGGTACAAACGGACGTCACCGGGCCGGCGCTGGCCGAGTTCATGAAGGAGCTCCGTACCATCCGCAACCCGATCCCGGCCGACGAGCTGGACCGGGCCAAAAACTACGAAGCCCTCCAGTATCCCCAGGCGTTCCAGACGGTGGGCGACGTAGCCGGCCAGATCGAAGACCTGCTGGCGAACACCCTGCCCGAGGACCACTTCGACACCTACCAGCGCCGCATCCTCGCCGTCACCGCGGCCGACGTGCAACGCGCCGCCCGGAAATACATCGACCCGGACAATCTCGCGATCGTCGTCGTTGGCGACCGGTCGGTGATAGAGGAGCAGATCAAAGACATGAAGCTCGGGAAGATCGAGTACCTGTCGGTGGAAGACGTGCTGGGGCCGGTGCCGGCGGTGGAGTAGCGGAAGACAAGGATTCGGTTAAACGCGACACCTGGCATACACGAATTCAGGATCGAGATCCGCCCCTGACTCCCATTCGATGGTGTCAAATGCAACACGAACGCGCTCGAATTCCGCGCGATCTTTGAGCTTCTGAAAGACGCCAAAATCCAGGAAGGGCTTCATATCCAACATCCCACGTTTGCCGTTGTCGAATTCAACGGTGAGGATATAATCTTCGCCGGCAACGACGCTCTTGACCGAGAGGTACATAGGCCTACTCCGTTCATCTAATGATGACAAATGAGCGCATGATCGCTTCACCAGCGAGCCTTACGAAATACACGCCGGCGGGGTATAGACTCACGTTGCAGCGTATGAGTCCCAGGCGCCCATTCATACTCATCAAAGTGGCAGCACCCTGACCCGCGATTTCGATTCATCCACCACGACGAGGGCGCCTGCCGCCAGATCTCTTTCGTGTTGTTTCAGCGCCGCCAGGACAATCGAACCCATGTGATCGGGCAACACATTCTGACCACGTACCTGAATAACACTGGGGCCGGATGCATGGGTCACGGCCAACATGGTTCCGAAGTCAAGGTCGTGAGTAAACACTACGTGATCGTTCTTCCGAGCCCAGCCCATGATCTCGCTGTCAGTAGCGCGGGGATCACCATTCGTCGACCAGTGGGTGCAACGCCATGCGTGTTTCGAGAGCAGATCGACCCAGTCAGGCGAAAGGTTCATGTCGATCACCAGCTGGATACTCATGCGGCCGCCAGCGGTACTTCGCGTTCCTCCATACGCCACGCCGCATAGGCCAGGCACTGATCGATATCCTCGGCTTCAAGATAGGGATACGCTTTTAGGATTTCGTCTCCGGTGCGTCCTGCTGCAAGTAGACCCAGCACCGTGCCGACGGTCACGCGCTGACCACGGATGCAGGGTTTGCCTCCCATCACGGCGGGATCAAAGGTAATTCGGTCAAATCGTGCCATACAGGTTCTTTTCTTATGATTATCAGGGGGTTTCACCCCGATACGTCCGTCGCAGTCCATCATCAGGGCCAAACACGATGGACAGGTGCGCTCATAGCTTTATAACCGCGGCACAGTAGCAAGGTACAATGCGGCCTGTGTACTACACCATACCCT comes from Rhodothermales bacterium and encodes:
- a CDS encoding pitrilysin family protein, which translates into the protein MKLILTVLALLLAPSAFAQVDRSAPPLPGPPPLLDAPEFERFVLSNGLEVVLMEKHQVPLVQLTLLVRTGSVDDPAGKSGLASLTLDMMDEGAGGRDALALADAIDFLGASLSTGAGLHTASVDLFTPLSKLAEALPLMADVALRPDFSGEELERLRVDRLTDLVQAHDEPNAIAAALYNRTLFGADHPYGIRAAGTEASLRGFTAADLQQFHRTYFHTANASLVVVGDVTRASIEPALTTAFGSWPAGENPKAAVTPPRQVKGRTIYLVDKPGAAQSVIRIGRIGAARDTEDYYAMTVLNTILGGSFSSRLNQNLREDKGYSYGAGSSFGFRPVPGPFLATASVQTDVTGPALAEFMKELRTIRNPIPADELDRAKNYEALQYPQAFQTVGDVAGQIEDLLANTLPEDHFDTYQRRILAVTAADVQRAARKYIDPDNLAIVVVGDRSVIEEQIKDMKLGKIEYLSVEDVLGPVPAVE
- a CDS encoding DUF5615 family PIN-like protein, giving the protein MSIQLVIDMNLSPDWVDLLSKHAWRCTHWSTNGDPRATDSEIMGWARKNDHVVFTHDLDFGTMLAVTHASGPSVIQVRGQNVLPDHMGSIVLAALKQHERDLAAGALVVVDESKSRVRVLPL
- a CDS encoding DUF433 domain-containing protein, giving the protein MARFDRITFDPAVMGGKPCIRGQRVTVGTVLGLLAAGRTGDEILKAYPYLEAEDIDQCLAYAAWRMEEREVPLAAA
- a CDS encoding DUF2442 domain-containing protein; amino-acid sequence: MYLSVKSVVAGEDYILTVEFDNGKRGMLDMKPFLDFGVFQKLKDRAEFERVRVAFDTIEWESGADLDPEFVYARCRV